TGGTCTGATATTTCAAGGCAACAGAATCCAGAGCGCATTGTTTGTTCCAGTTGCGTACGATCAGATAAGCTTCGGGATATGTATTTTTATTCTTCAGCTTTTCTTCACTGTCATTTAGCAGACGTGTTGATTTTTTTAAGGTCGTAAGGCTGATTTCATATAATGACTGCCTGTTTTTTAATTCGCTGATGATAAGCACTACCGCATTCCAAAGCATTTCTTTCTGGTTGTCCAATTGTTTTTCCTGAAACAAGCCTTGTATGGTAGCTTTTTCGATAGCTGTTTTTTGAACAGTACGATTGAAAACGGGCAGTGAAATCTGCAATCCGGCATAATGTTGCAATCCTGATTTATGGAGCTCATAATAAGGCGTGTAACGAAGGTTTATCGAAGGCAGTAATAAAGTTTTGGCAATCTGGCTGCTTTCACGGGCAATATCAATATCAAGCTGATTACTGCTGATTCCAGGGTCGGCAATAAGAGCCAGCGGATAAGCCACGTCAAGAGTGGTATGGCCTGGTGTAAACGATGGGATTTCTGCAATTTCAAAATCTGGATCGTCATAAAGATTGATGGTCTGCCTGATTTTTAACAAGGCTATGGCATATTGCTGTTCCAACGATTCAATTTCCTGACAGTCTTGCTGTAAAAGAACTTCAAAAAAATATCCATCGGCCGGAGAAAGCAATTTAGAGGCACTGCATTCATCGTAAAGCTGCCGGGTCTTTTCATAAAAATCGATACAGACCTGATACTGGCCTTTTTTGGTAAGGGCTTCTGTATAGGCATACAACACCTGCATTTCGACGTTGTTTTCGGCAATAGCAATATTGTATTGACTTTGGGCGATTATCAGGTCGGCTTTCTGCAGTTCATGTTTTTTCCTGAAACCGGAATAAAGGAGCGCATTGATTTCAAGGCCTGCATTCGGATTCCAGGCAACAGCATTGTCATTGGCCGTAAAAGCACCGTTTGCAACAAGGTTATACTGCGGCAGGTAGGAAGCACGAATGCTTTTCCTGTCTTCTTTATAGGAAGCGTTGAGTATTTTAATTTCGGAAGCTTCAAAACTGTTGGCTCGTCCATAAGCAATACACTCCTTAAGCGACCAGATATTTTGTGCCGTAACTGTTTGGCCCAGATAGAATAGGCCCAGATAAAGTAGGATATGTTTTTTCATGGTCAATTTGTATTAGTTCTTTGCCAATTCATCCAGGTTAACAGCTTCATACTTGCTGATATCGACCTTTTGCCGGATTTCACAATTAGGGTAGGGCACGCCATTTTTTTGAGAAAAATCGGCTATGGCGAAAATGCATAATTCATCATCCAGGGCCAGTCTGTTGACGCTGGTTACATAAAGCATTTCATGATGTTTTCCTTTAACGGTTAGTAAGCTTCCCATGACAATATTTTTTAGGTGAAACAAATAGTTAAACCTCTTTACATCCGGATGTTTTTTTGAGGAACCCGCTACGGGTTTTTATGCTGTGCTTGAGAAAAACTATCTTCTGTAATCGCTAACGGTTTGCCCGTTCTCACGATAGGAAATTTCTATGATTCGCGGCGTGCCGTCCAGGTTCTGGATAATATAGAAATGGAAAGCATAGCCCGAGTTGTCTCTTCCTGTGAAATGCAGGCAAAAGCCTCCTCCTGTAAGGTCTTCCGGCTGGTGCGAACCTTGTTCGATAGAAACTTGTTCAACCCTGCCAGGGTTAGTAGCAATATCAATAAACTCAAGTACCCAATGGTCGCTAAAATGATTGCGGGCATTACGAAAAGCGCCAACAATAAGCGATTCAGTAAGTGTGTCCAGAAAGGCCTGGTACTTGCCATATTTTTTAACATAGTCTTTGCGGGCTTCGTTCCAGCCCTTTTTGAAAATAAGTGCCATAATTTTTTAATTTTAATGATTAGTAATTGATTTTTTAGATTACACTCTTGACTAAATAGTCATTGATTCTTAAAAAAGATTCCGAAGGATCTCCTGCCTCAAAGGTGATGTCAACTTTAGCCGTGGCCTGTTTCTTACCGAAAATACCGCCACCGCCGCCCATATCGATGTCCAGGCTTGGTCCGTTTTTGTTATCAGACGGGTCTATCTTTATTTTGCCAAGCCCAACTTTGAAACTCAGCTTCAATTCCTTGATTTTTATAGCAGACGGAGGAAGAAGGCTTAGCAAAGGAACCTTTAGCGTAGTCATTGTTTCCGGGTCATCATCCGGATCGAGAGTCGGTACCTGGATTTCCTGTGTGATAGGTTTTCCGTCTTCATCGAAATATTTCGCTATCTGCATGATATGCTGCTCTTCCGTAATTTCCTGGGCTTTTAGTGCAGCATTGTGGATAGCCTGTAACAAATGGTCAAATCTTTGTTGCGACATGGTATGGGTGTTTTTTAAAGTTATTTTTCATCAAGCCAGTAAGGTTTTCTGGCAAATCCAACATGGTAGGTAGTGCTCTGCATGTTGAGTTCATGCTCGCCCAGCTTAAAGCTCCCGATAGAAATGTCTTTTCCTATGATGATGCCTTTTGGATGCTGTGACAGGCATTTGTTAAGCAACGCCAACTGATCTTCCCGCATATCGTCTGTAAAGGGTGCACTTGGGTTGACAGTACCTATCGTTACTTTTTTGATATATCGTATCTCTGCGATTGTGGTCTTTTTTGAATTGTCAGGAATCATGGCAGTTGGCGTTAACTTAATAGATTAATTAATTTGTGTCTGAAGTAGGAGTTACTTCGGTACCGTCAGCATTGACAAGTTTGCCTTGCTCTGTAGGTTTACCGTCTTCGCCTCTTTCGATTTCACCGTTGGCATTAGGCTTGTAGGCTACAATCTGACGTGGTTTTGCAGCATCATTCATGATGTCCAGTACTCTGGCCAAACCTTCCGGCATACCGTGATTGGTAGCTTTTACGGCCACATGGTATTTGGCAGAATGGTCTGTGGAACGCGTGTTTTCTTTGCTCGATGAAATCGACCCGGAAACGCTGGCATTGACAGAAAAGAAGGCAATTTTTGCGCTCATAGAAGCACTGAATTCTCCTTTTGAAGCAGAAGATTCGACAGATTTGGTGGAGCTTTTAACCTCCATGTCAAAAGTAATGTCGACAAGGTCTACCTGTAGGTTCGGAATGGGTACGATGGCAAGCATCGGCACCTTCATTTTTACTTCTTCAACGGTAGCATTTCCTTCCTTGTCCTGTCCCGGACGTTCGAAAACGAAATCTACCATACGTGCCGGCCCCGGCATAATTGAGCCGTCGGCATCTTTTACTTTTTCAAAACCGATGTCGTTGATGAACGCGGCAGTAGATTTTGCCAGGTCGGTGTTTGACTTTACGGCAGCCGATAACGGCCCACCGATAAGGTCTTCCATAGGAAGTCCCCTAAATTGGTCTCCAATGTTC
This portion of the Flavobacterium lindanitolerans genome encodes:
- a CDS encoding TolC family protein, translating into MKKHILLYLGLFYLGQTVTAQNIWSLKECIAYGRANSFEASEIKILNASYKEDRKSIRASYLPQYNLVANGAFTANDNAVAWNPNAGLEINALLYSGFRKKHELQKADLIIAQSQYNIAIAENNVEMQVLYAYTEALTKKGQYQVCIDFYEKTRQLYDECSASKLLSPADGYFFEVLLQQDCQEIESLEQQYAIALLKIRQTINLYDDPDFEIAEIPSFTPGHTTLDVAYPLALIADPGISSNQLDIDIARESSQIAKTLLLPSINLRYTPYYELHKSGLQHYAGLQISLPVFNRTVQKTAIEKATIQGLFQEKQLDNQKEMLWNAVVLIISELKNRQSLYEISLTTLKKSTRLLNDSEEKLKNKNTYPEAYLIVRNWNKQCALDSVALKYQTITQAKLLDFYTGTTL
- a CDS encoding DUF2589 domain-containing protein, with translation MNIGDQFRGLPMEDLIGGPLSAAVKSNTDLAKSTAAFINDIGFEKVKDADGSIMPGPARMVDFVFERPGQDKEGNATVEEVKMKVPMLAIVPIPNLQVDLVDITFDMEVKSSTKSVESSASKGEFSASMSAKIAFFSVNASVSGSISSSKENTRSTDHSAKYHVAVKATNHGMPEGLARVLDIMNDAAKPRQIVAYKPNANGEIERGEDGKPTEQGKLVNADGTEVTPTSDTN
- a CDS encoding DUF2589 domain-containing protein — translated: MSQQRFDHLLQAIHNAALKAQEITEEQHIMQIAKYFDEDGKPITQEIQVPTLDPDDDPETMTTLKVPLLSLLPPSAIKIKELKLSFKVGLGKIKIDPSDNKNGPSLDIDMGGGGGIFGKKQATAKVDITFEAGDPSESFLRINDYLVKSVI